ggcctgacatatgtggtatacaaagttctgaatgattctttacacaagtttctgaatgccgttcgtatgttggccagcctggcatacgccgctgatgttatccgcttgatatgtgctgcaggagacaggtctggcgtgatatcaacccccaagtctttttccttctctgactcctgaagaatttcctctcccagatgataccttgtatctggcctcctgctccctacacctatcttcattacattacatttggttgggttaaactctaacaaccatttgttcgaccattccttcagcttgtctaggtcttcttgaagcctcaaacagtcctcttctgttttaatccttctcataattttagcatcgtccgcaaacattgagagaaatgaatcgataccctccgggagatcatttacatatatcagaaacaagataggaccgagtacagagccctgtgggactccactggtgacttcacgccaatcggaggtctcacccctcaccgtaactctctgcttcctattgcttagatactcccttatccactggagcaccttaccagctacacctgcctgtctctccagcttatgtaccagcctcttatgcggtactgtgtcaaaggctttccgacaatccaagaaaatgcagtccgcccagccctctctttcttgcttaatctgtgtcacctgatcgtagaattctatcaagcctgtaaggcaagatttaccctccctgaatccatgttggcgatttgtcacgaagtcccttctctccagatgtgttaccaggttttttctcacgatcttctccatcaccttgcatggtatacaagtcaaggacactggcctgtagttcagtgcctcttgtctgtcgccctttttgtatattgggaccacattcgccgtcttccatatttctggtaggtctcccgtctctagtgatttactatacactatggagagtggcaagcaaagtgcctctgcacactcttacagtacccatggtgagatcccatctggaccaaccgcctttctaacatccagatccagcaggtgtctcttgacctcctctctcgtaatttcgaactcctccaaaaccgcctggtttacctccctttctcctagcacagtgacctcaccctgttctattgtgaagacctcctggaacctcttgttgagttcctcacacacctctctgtcattctctgtatacctgtcctcgcctgttctaagtttcaatacctgttctttcactgttgttttccttctgatgtgactgtggagtagctttggttcggtcttggctttgtttgctatatcattttcaaaatttttctctgcttctcttctcaccctgacgtactcattcctggttctctggtatctctccctgctttctggtgttctgttattccggaagttcctccacgcctttttgttcagtttcttcgcttccatacatgccctattataccatggattcttctgtatgtgtgtgtgtgtgtgtgtgtgtgtgtgtatgtgtgtgtgtgtgtgtgtgtgtgtactcacctaattgtactcacctaattgtgcttgcgggggttgagctctggctctttggtcccgcctctcaaccgtcaatcaactggtgtacagattcctgagcctattgggctctatcatatctacatttgaaactgtgaatggagtcagcctccaccacatcacttcctaatgcattccatttgctaactactctgacactgaaaaagttctttctaacgtctctgtggctcatttgggtactcagcttccacctgtgtccccttgttcgcgtcccaccagtgttgaaaagttcgtccttgtttacccggtcgattcccctgaggattttgtaggttgtgatcatgtccccccttactcttctgtcttccagtgttcatCTGgaagacatgtgtgtgtgtgtgtgtgtgtgtgtgtgtgtgtgtgtgtgtgtatgtgtgtgtgtgtgtgtgtgtgtgtatgtgtgtgtgtgtgtgtgtgtgtgtgtgtgtgtgtgtgtgtgtgtgtgtgtgtgtactcacctagttgttgtactcacctagttgtgtctgcagcatCGAGCattgatcccgcctttcgagcatcggttgtttacagcaatgactcctgtcccatttccctatcatatctagttttcatAGGAAGAATATAATTGGTTAGAcagtcggggtccaagagctaataactcgattctacagatacaaatagtaaatacacacctaACAACTCCAAACCTGAGGATGGAAGTCGCGTTTAGGCCTAATGATATTCTTTAGAAAATGTAAATAAACTTGAAACGCAAAAGTTAAGGGAAGACTTCCCTAAATTGTGCTCAGCCACGAGTCTTGACAATTAGGCCTAGGCTTACTGTCCCTCGACCACCTCCCTCTCGACCACCTCCGTCCTCGACCACCTCCCTCTCGACCACCTCCCTCTCGACCACCTCCCTCTCGACCACCTCGTCCTCGACCACCTCCCTCTCGACCACCTCCCTCTCGACCACCTCCCTCTCGACCACCTCCCTCTCGACCACCTCGTCCTCGACCACCTCCCTCTCGACCACCTCCCTCTCGACCACCTCCCTCTCGACCACCTCCCTCTCGACCACCTCCCTCTCGACCACCTCCCTCTCGACCACCTCGTCCTCGACCACCTCCCTCTCGACCACCTCCCTCTCGACCACCTCCCTCTCGACCACCTCCCTCTCGACCACCTCCCTCTCGACCACCTCCCTCTCGACCACCTCGTCCTCGACCACCTCCCTCTCGACCACCTCCTTCTCGACCACCTCGTCCTCGACCACCTCTCTCTCGACCACCTCCCTCTCGACCACCTCCCTCTCGACCACCTCCCTCTCGACCACCTCGTCCTCGACCACCTCCCTCTCGACCACCTCCCTCTCGACCACCTCCCTCTCGACCACCTCCCTCTCGACCACCTCCCTCTCGACCACCTCCCTCTCGACCACCTCCCTCTCGACCACCTCGTCCTCGACCACCTCCTCCTCGACCACCTCCTCCCTCGACCAACCACCTTCCCCTCCGTAGTGCAAGACGTTCAGGTTATaattcattaagaaaatgtgtagtGCCGTTTATCCTTGTTGCAAAACCTAAGTGCACTTGAGAAGTAGATAAATCTACAACTGGGATTTGTAAGTGAGACTTGTTagtcctctctctctttcattcccctcttctctctctctctctctctctctctctctctctctctctctctctctctctctctctctcaaaccgtGTCATTGAGGGGGGAAATAATATGGAGATTTCTACCCTAAGATGTAATCCCTCGCCCCACTTTTATCCATGACCTTATCCATATTCATTATCCATATCTTATTTTATCCTTATCCATTTAGTGAAGAGATTTAGCATGAACACTTATCTAGCGAAATTCCCTTTGacgcccccttcctccccccacccccccccccccaaaaaataaaCCTTTGAAATATAGGAAAAGGGGTGAAGATAAGGGGAAGAGATGGGGGCAGCTGAACCCCCCATATAATCAACCCCCATTCCCCACCATAGTCACGCCATTTAGAGATGTATCGGGTCTAATCCCCCATTTACCCATTAAGGAAACagcaggaaagggggggggggaaacatgagAGGTAATGGCAACTCTCGTGTCTGCATGACCCatcatatctcccccccccccaatccaccCCCCA
This genomic window from Procambarus clarkii isolate CNS0578487 chromosome 62, FALCON_Pclarkii_2.0, whole genome shotgun sequence contains:
- the LOC138354349 gene encoding serum response factor-binding protein 1-like codes for the protein MNYNLNVLHYGGEGGWSREEVVEEEVVEDEVVEREVVEREVVEREVVEREVVEREVVEREVVEREVVEDEVVEREVVEREVVEREVVEREVVEDEVVEKEVVEREVVEDEVVEREVVEREVVEREVVEREVVEREVVEREVVEDEVVEREVVEREVVEREVVEREVVEREVVEREVVEDEVVEREVVEREVVEREVVEREVVEDEVVEREVVEREVVEREVVEDGGGREGGGRGTVSLGLIVKTRG